Proteins encoded together in one Carya illinoinensis cultivar Pawnee chromosome 3, C.illinoinensisPawnee_v1, whole genome shotgun sequence window:
- the LOC122302827 gene encoding uncharacterized protein LOC122302827 yields MKNSRRAAMVMEKKEEQEEDHRREAVIASAPSLQPNFEPKGGITQAQLSKFQELHRRRLQIKSKTKTKKTSRGSGGWNGKSHSKDNVQDCADEDSTIAIEESSVSDSERHNDKNSSSLKQNNLATPIGSKQRQKLHWGLDTKERWERKANM; encoded by the exons atgaaaaattcaAGACGCGCGGCCATGGTgatggagaagaaagaagagcaGGAAGAGGACCATAGAAGGGAAGCAGTCATAGCATCGGCTCCGTCATTGCAACCCAATTTCGAGCCGAAAggaggcatcacccaagctcaGCTTTCCAAGTTTCAA GAATTGCACAGGAGGCGTTTACAgataaaatcaaaaacaaagactAAGAAGACATCAAGAG GAAGTGGTGGCTGGAATGGAAAATCTCACAGCAAAGACAATGTCCAAGATTGTGCTGATGAAGATTCAACTATAGCAATTGAAGAGTCCAGTGTTTCCGACTCTGAAAGACACAATGACAAAAACAGTTCCTCCTTGAAGCAGAACAATTTAGCAACTCCTATTGGATCAAAGCAGCGCCAAAAGTTACACTGGGG GCTTGACACAAAGGAGAGGTGGGAAAGGAAAGCGAACATGTAA
- the LOC122302834 gene encoding delta(7)-sterol-C5(6)-desaturase-like, with amino-acid sequence MGRQYHFSSGRVCGLFLFVSHMQNILSFLTSLRCHIILIGIFTLVSFDCLFSSLSLSFLIAGHVLLGAVAMEDHGSTYLQLFVDETCLFNRIVLGSLLPTKIWDPLPHFFQTWLRNYIGGVLVYFISGFLWCFYIYYWKRNVYVPKDAIPSNKAMLLQIYVSMKAMPWYTALPTISEYMVENGWTKCFPRISDVGWLPYILYLVIYVIIVEFGIYWMHRELHDIKPLYKHLHATHHIYNKQNTLSPFAGLAFHPLDGILQAVPHVTALFLVPTHFMTHILLLFIEGIWTANIHDCIHGNLWPVMGAGYHTIHHTTYRHNYGHYTIWMDWIFGTLRNPLDEESKDI; translated from the exons ATGGGAAGGCAATATCATTTCTCGTCAGGGAGAGTCTGTGGGCTCTTCTTGTTTGTGTCGCACATGCAAAATATCCTTTCTTTTCTGACCTCCTTGAGGTGTCATATAATTCTGATAGGAATCTTTACTTTGGTCAGCTTTGACtgtctcttctcttctctctctctctcttttctaatcGCCGGCCACGTTCTCTTGGGAGCCGTTGCCATGGAAGACCATGGTAGTACATATCTCCAACTGTTCGTGGACGAGACCTGCTTGTTCAACCGCATTGTGCTGGGGAGTCTCTTGCCGACCAAGATTTGGGACCCACTTCCCCACTTCTTCCAGACATGGCTTCGCAACTACATTGGTGGTGTCCTAGTCTACTTCATCTCTGGCTTTCTCTGGTGCTTCTACATATATTACTGGAAGCGCAACGTATATGTTCCTAAAG ATGCCATTCCATCCAACAAAGCCATGCTCTTGCAAATATATGTTTCTATGAAGGCTATGCCATGGTACACTGCTCTTCCAACTATTTCTGAGTACATGGTTGAAAATGGCTGGACAAAGTGCTTTCCAAGAATAAGCGATGTAGGTTGGCTTCCCTACATTTTGTATTTAGTGAtttatgttataattgtggaatTTGGCATTTATTGGATGCATAGAGAGCTGCATGACATAAAACCTCTTTATAAGCATCTTCATGCTACCCATCACATCTACAACAAACAAAATACGCTTTCGCCATTTGCTG GTTTGGCTTTTCACCCGCTCGATGGGATATTGCAGGCGGTACCACATGTCACAGCACTATTTCTTGTGCCAACTCATTTTATGACACACATATTGCTCCTCTTCATCGAGGGTATATGGACGGCAAACATTCATGATTGCATACATGGCAACTTATGGCCTGTTATGGGTGCTGGCTACCACACCATTCATCATACGACATACCGTCATAACTATGGCCATTATACCATATGGATGGATTGGATCTTTGGCACTCTTCGTAACCCCCTGGACGAAGAATCGAAGGATATATGA
- the LOC122302830 gene encoding PR5-like receptor kinase yields the protein MRSSRPSSSAYFFMLASFILISIPTSFCSENQKYAANCNKPFHFHCVGTRTLYPRKLLSIAPGVSLSDWAKRGIILGIGMAAILILSLVIICSVKRGYLSCHKILWWKKDAMNDPISAKELIQDYEPMAPKRYTYSDVKKLTNSFKYKVGQGGFGVVYKGKLPDSDGRIVAVKLLSEAKGNGEEFINEVASISRTSHVNIVNLLGFCYERNKRALIYEFVSNGSLDKFIYDEGNSVTNCHLDCQTMFQIAIGVARGLEYLHRGCRTRILHFDIKPHNILLDEDLCPKISDFGLAKLCKTKESVVSITGMRGTAGFIAPEVFSRNFGGVSHKSDVYSYGMLVLEMVGGRKNFQSGVSHTSQIYFPHWIYNKLQQEESFDDTFGDITEVGEDAIKKLIIVSLWCIQTNPSDRPSMAKVIEMLEGTLLSLQFPPKPFLDSPTRSP from the exons ATGCGCTCAAGCAGACCATCATCATCTGCTTATTTCTTCATGTTAGCATCGTTCATCTTGATTTCCATACCCACTTCTTTCTGTTCTGAAAACCAGAAATATGCAGCAAACTGCAACAAGCCCTTTCACTTCCATTGCGTCGGTACCCGTACCCTTTATCCACGAAAGTTGTTATCAATAGCTCCAG GGGTTTCCCTTTCCGATTGGGCCAAGCGGGGGATTATACTTGGCATTG GCATGGCTGCGATTTTGATTCTCTCTTTGGTAATAATCTGCAGTGTTAAAAGAGGATACTTGTCATGTCATAAAATTCTCTGGTGGAAAAAAGATGCAATGAATGATCCGATTAGTGCCAAGGAATTGATACAGGATTATGAACCAATGGCCCCAAAGCGTTACACCTATTCAGATGTGAAGAAATTGACCAATTCCTTCAAATATAAAGTAGGACAAGGTGGATTTGGAGTTGTATACAAAGGGAAGCTCCCtgatagtgatggacgtatCGTTGCGGTGAAGCTCCTTAGCGAGGCCAAAGGTAATGGAGAGGAATTTATTAACGAAGTGGCCAGCATTAGTAGAACTTCGCATGTTAACATAGTCAATCTTTTGGGGTTCTGCTATGAAAGGAATAAAAGAGCTCTAATATATGAATTTGTTTCTAATGGATCTCTTGATAAGTTCATATATGACGAAGGAAATTCAGTCACAAATTGTCATTTGGACTGCCAAACGATGTTCCAAATTGCAATTGGTGTTGCACGAGGACTAGAGTACTTGCATCGAGGTTGCCGGACAAGGATTCTACATTTTGACATAAAACCTCATAATATACTTTTGGATGAAGATTTGTGTCCGAAAATCTCTGATTTTGGCCTTGCTAAACTATGCAAAACAAAAGAGAGTGTTGTGTCCATAACAGGCATGAGAGGAACTGCAGGATTTATTGCACCGGAAGTTTTCAGTCGGAACTTTGGTGGAGTCTCTCACAAATCAGACGTTTATAGCTATGGAATGTTGGTTCTCGAGATGGTTGGGGGAagaaaaaattttcaatctgGAGTATCTCATACCAGCCAAATATACTTTCCTCACTGGATATATAACAAACTGCAACAAGAAGAAAGTTTTGATGATACTTTTGGGGATATAACAGAAGTGGGAGAAGACGCAATAAAAAAGTTGATAATAGTAAGTTTATGGTGCATCCAAACTAATCCTTCAGATCGACCATCGATGGCTAAGGTGATAGAGATGTTAGAAGGTACCCTTTTATCTCTACAATTTCCACCAAAACCTTTCCTGGATTCCCCTACAAGGTCACCTTAA